Proteins from one Pseudomonas grandcourensis genomic window:
- a CDS encoding carbohydrate ABC transporter permease: MTNQLGKSGISFSRIAIYATLLLAAAVYLIPLVVMLLTSFKSPEDIRTGNLLSWPTVIDGIGWIKAWDVVGGYFWNSVKITVPAVLISTFIGAMNGYVLSMWRFRGSQLFFGLLLFGCFLPFQTVLLPASFTLGKFGLANTTTGLVLVHVVYGLAFTTLFFRNYYVSIPDALVKAARLDGAGFFTIFLKILLPMSIPIVMVCLIWQFTQIWNDFLFGVVFASGDAQPITVALNNLVNTSTGAKEYNVDMAAAMIAGLPTLLVYIFAGKYFLRGLTSGAVKG, encoded by the coding sequence ATGACTAATCAACTCGGAAAATCGGGTATCAGTTTCAGCCGCATCGCTATCTACGCAACTCTGTTGCTGGCAGCGGCGGTGTACCTGATCCCGCTGGTGGTGATGCTGCTGACCAGCTTCAAATCCCCGGAAGACATCCGTACCGGCAACCTGTTGAGCTGGCCGACCGTGATCGACGGCATCGGCTGGATCAAGGCCTGGGACGTGGTCGGCGGCTACTTTTGGAACTCGGTGAAGATCACCGTGCCGGCGGTGCTGATTTCCACGTTTATTGGTGCGATGAACGGCTACGTGCTGTCGATGTGGCGCTTCCGTGGTTCACAGCTGTTCTTCGGCCTGCTGCTGTTCGGTTGCTTCCTGCCGTTCCAGACCGTGCTGCTGCCAGCCTCGTTCACCCTCGGCAAGTTCGGCCTGGCCAACACCACCACGGGCCTGGTGCTGGTGCACGTGGTCTACGGCCTGGCGTTCACCACGCTGTTCTTCCGCAACTACTACGTGAGTATTCCGGATGCGCTGGTCAAGGCCGCCAGGCTCGATGGCGCGGGCTTCTTCACGATCTTCCTGAAGATCCTGCTGCCGATGTCGATCCCGATCGTGATGGTCTGCCTGATCTGGCAGTTCACCCAGATCTGGAACGACTTCCTGTTCGGCGTGGTGTTCGCCAGTGGCGATGCCCAGCCAATTACCGTGGCCCTGAACAACCTGGTCAACACCAGCACCGGGGCCAAGGAATACAACGTTGATATGGCCGCCGCGATGATCGCCGGGCTGCCGACACTGCTGGTCTACATATTCGCTGGCAAGTATTTCCTGCGTGGGCTGACGTCCGGCGCGGTCAAGGGGTAG
- a CDS encoding ABC transporter substrate-binding protein has protein sequence MNAISRLATVISLASLSALPLSVLAAESKGSVEVVHWWTSGGEKAAVDVLKAQVEKDGFTWKDGAVAGGGGSTAMTVLKSRAVAGNPPGVAQIKGPDIQEWGSTGLLSTDALKEVSKSENWDGLLSKKVSDTVKYEGDYVAVPVNIHRVNWLWINPEVFKKAGIEKAPTTLEEFYAAGDKLKAAGFIALAHGGQPWQDSTVFEDVVLSVMGADGYKKALVDLDQKTLSGPEMTKSFAELKKITGYMDPNRAGRDWNIAAAEVINGKAGMQMMGDWAKSEWTAAKKVAGKDYQCVAFPGTEKAFTYNIDSLAVFKLKADRKGDIAAQQDLAKVALGTDFQKVFSMNKGSIPVRNDMLNEMDKLGFDECAQKSAKDFIADDKTGGLQPSMAHNMATSLAVQGAIFDVVTNFMNDKDADPAKASAQLASAVKAAQ, from the coding sequence ATGAATGCGATTTCTCGCCTCGCTACTGTCATTTCTCTCGCTTCCCTGTCTGCACTCCCTCTCAGTGTCCTGGCTGCCGAATCCAAAGGTTCCGTTGAAGTCGTTCACTGGTGGACTTCCGGCGGTGAAAAAGCAGCGGTCGATGTCCTGAAGGCTCAAGTCGAAAAAGACGGCTTCACCTGGAAGGACGGCGCAGTCGCCGGTGGTGGCGGTTCCACGGCCATGACCGTACTCAAGAGTCGCGCCGTAGCCGGCAACCCGCCGGGCGTTGCACAGATCAAAGGTCCGGACATCCAGGAGTGGGGCAGCACTGGCCTGCTCAGCACCGATGCGTTGAAAGAAGTATCCAAGTCCGAAAACTGGGATGGCCTGCTGTCGAAGAAAGTCTCCGACACCGTGAAGTACGAAGGTGACTACGTCGCCGTGCCGGTGAACATCCACCGCGTCAACTGGCTGTGGATCAACCCGGAGGTGTTCAAGAAAGCCGGGATCGAAAAAGCCCCGACTACCCTCGAAGAATTCTATGCCGCCGGTGACAAGCTCAAGGCCGCAGGCTTCATCGCGCTCGCCCACGGCGGCCAGCCTTGGCAGGACAGCACCGTGTTCGAAGACGTGGTGCTCTCGGTCATGGGCGCTGACGGTTACAAGAAAGCCCTGGTCGACCTGGACCAGAAAACCCTGTCCGGCCCGGAGATGACCAAGTCGTTCGCCGAGCTGAAAAAGATCACCGGCTACATGGACCCGAACCGCGCCGGTCGTGACTGGAACATCGCCGCCGCCGAAGTCATCAATGGCAAGGCCGGCATGCAGATGATGGGCGACTGGGCAAAAAGCGAGTGGACTGCGGCGAAGAAAGTCGCGGGCAAGGACTACCAGTGCGTAGCGTTCCCGGGCACTGAAAAAGCCTTCACCTACAACATCGACTCCCTGGCGGTGTTCAAGCTCAAGGCTGATCGCAAGGGCGACATCGCTGCCCAGCAAGACCTGGCCAAGGTCGCCTTGGGTACCGACTTCCAGAAAGTCTTCAGCATGAACAAGGGTTCGATCCCGGTGCGCAACGACATGCTGAACGAAATGGACAAGCTCGGCTTCGACGAGTGCGCCCAGAAGTCGGCGAAGGACTTCATCGCGGACGACAAGACTGGCGGCCTGCAACCGAGCATGGCGCACAACATGGCCACTTCCCTGGCCGTGCAGGGCGCGATCTTCGACGTGGTCACCAACTTCATGAACGACAAGGATGCTGACCCGGCCAAGGCCAGCGCCCAACTGGCCTCGGCTGTCAAAGCGGCCCAGTAA
- a CDS encoding AGE family epimerase/isomerase: MDTFQPVFSSWLSAPAHQQWLATEGSRLLAFAKASKLPEGFGNLDEKGRLPPDAQAQTMNTARMTHSFAMAHIQGLPGFAGLVDHGVAALRGPLRDALHGGWFATAEHRDGNTDKNAYLHAFVALAASSAVVAQRPGAQALLDDAIDIIDTYFWSEEEGAMRESFNRDWSEEEAYRGANSNMHATEAFLALADVTDDSRWLSRAQRIVERVIHGHAAANDYLVIEHFDRGWQPLRDYNRDNPADGFRPYGTTPGHGFEWARLLLHLEASRVKAGMLTPGWLVTDAQKLFEQNCLHGWDVDGAPGIVYTLDWNNKAVVRHRLHWTHCEASAAASALLKRTGEAQYEHWYRLFWEFCDSHFIDRCDGSWHHELDPLNRPSADIWPGKPDLYHAWQAVLIPRLTLAPSMATALAQLSQSGSM, encoded by the coding sequence ATGGACACCTTCCAACCGGTCTTCAGCAGTTGGCTGAGCGCACCTGCCCATCAGCAATGGCTCGCCACCGAAGGCTCGCGCCTGCTGGCCTTCGCCAAGGCTTCGAAGCTGCCTGAAGGCTTTGGCAACCTCGATGAAAAAGGCCGCCTCCCGCCTGATGCGCAAGCCCAGACCATGAACACCGCGCGCATGACCCACAGCTTCGCCATGGCCCACATTCAGGGCTTGCCGGGTTTTGCCGGGCTGGTCGATCACGGGGTTGCCGCCCTGCGCGGGCCGTTGCGCGACGCGCTGCATGGCGGCTGGTTCGCGACTGCCGAACATCGCGACGGCAACACCGACAAGAATGCCTACCTGCACGCTTTCGTCGCGCTGGCCGCGAGCTCCGCGGTGGTCGCGCAGCGCCCCGGAGCGCAAGCCTTGCTCGATGATGCGATCGATATCATCGACACTTATTTCTGGAGCGAAGAAGAAGGCGCGATGCGCGAGTCTTTCAATCGCGACTGGAGCGAAGAGGAGGCGTACCGGGGCGCCAACAGCAACATGCACGCCACCGAAGCCTTCCTCGCCCTGGCCGATGTCACCGATGACAGCCGCTGGCTGAGCCGTGCCCAACGAATTGTCGAGCGGGTGATCCATGGTCACGCCGCTGCCAACGATTACCTGGTGATCGAGCATTTCGACCGCGGCTGGCAACCGCTGCGCGACTACAACCGCGACAATCCGGCCGACGGCTTCCGCCCCTACGGCACCACCCCGGGCCATGGTTTCGAGTGGGCGCGCCTGTTGCTGCACCTCGAGGCGTCGCGGGTGAAGGCCGGGATGCTCACACCGGGCTGGCTGGTCACCGACGCGCAAAAACTGTTCGAGCAAAATTGCCTCCACGGCTGGGACGTCGATGGCGCGCCGGGCATTGTCTACACCCTGGACTGGAACAATAAAGCGGTGGTCCGCCATCGCCTGCACTGGACCCATTGCGAAGCCAGCGCCGCCGCCAGTGCCTTGCTCAAGCGCACCGGGGAGGCTCAGTACGAACACTGGTACCGACTGTTCTGGGAATTCTGTGACAGTCATTTCATCGACCGTTGCGATGGCAGCTGGCATCACGAACTCGACCCGCTGAACCGCCCGAGTGCCGATATCTGGCCCGGCAAACCTGACCTTTACCACGCCTGGCAAGCCGTGCTGATTCCGCGCCTGACGCTGGCGCCGAGCATGGCCACGGCGCTGGCGCAGTTGTCCCAGAGCGGTTCTATGTAA
- a CDS encoding sugar ABC transporter permease, with protein sequence MSSVAVFSKASPFDALQRWLPKLVLAPSMLIVLVGFYGYIIWTFILSFTNSSFMPSYKWVGLQQYMRLMDNDRWWVASKNLAVFGGMFIGISLVLGVFLAVLLDQRIRKEGFIRTVYLYPMALSMIVTGTAWKWLLNPGLGLDKMLRDWGWEGFRLDWLVDQDRVVYCLVIAAVWQASGFVMAMFLAGLRGVDQSIIRAAQVDGASLPTIYLKIVLPSLRPVFFSAFMILAHIAIKSFDLVAAMTAGGPGYSSDLPAMFMYSFTFSRGQMGIGSASAMLMLGAVLAILVPYLYSELRGKRHD encoded by the coding sequence ATGAGCTCTGTGGCGGTTTTCAGCAAAGCCTCACCGTTCGATGCGCTGCAACGCTGGCTACCCAAGTTGGTACTCGCGCCGAGCATGCTGATCGTGTTGGTTGGTTTCTACGGTTACATCATCTGGACGTTCATTCTGTCCTTCACCAACTCCAGCTTCATGCCGAGCTACAAGTGGGTCGGCCTGCAGCAATACATGCGCTTGATGGACAACGACCGCTGGTGGGTCGCGAGCAAGAACCTCGCGGTGTTCGGTGGCATGTTCATCGGCATCAGCCTGGTGCTGGGTGTGTTCCTCGCCGTGCTGCTGGACCAGCGCATTCGCAAGGAAGGCTTCATCCGCACCGTCTACCTGTACCCGATGGCGCTGTCGATGATCGTCACCGGTACGGCGTGGAAATGGCTGCTCAACCCAGGCCTGGGTCTGGACAAGATGCTGCGTGACTGGGGCTGGGAAGGCTTCCGTCTCGACTGGCTGGTGGATCAGGATCGCGTCGTCTACTGCCTGGTGATCGCCGCCGTGTGGCAAGCCTCCGGGTTTGTCATGGCGATGTTCCTCGCCGGCCTGCGCGGTGTCGATCAATCGATCATCCGTGCCGCGCAAGTCGACGGGGCGAGCCTGCCGACCATCTACCTGAAGATCGTCCTGCCGAGCCTGCGCCCGGTGTTCTTCAGTGCCTTCATGATCCTGGCGCACATCGCGATCAAGAGCTTCGACCTGGTCGCGGCGATGACCGCGGGCGGTCCGGGTTACTCCTCCGACCTGCCGGCGATGTTCATGTATTCCTTCACCTTCAGCCGTGGCCAGATGGGCATCGGTTCGGCCAGCGCCATGCTGATGCTCGGCGCCGTGCTGGCCATCCTCGTGCCGTACCTGTACTCCGAGCTGCGAGGCAAACGCCATGACTAA